Proteins from a genomic interval of Colletotrichum higginsianum IMI 349063 chromosome 6, whole genome shotgun sequence:
- a CDS encoding alpha-1,3-mannosyltransferase CMT1, whose translation MKPSLAHGLQILAVCLALIGLLVGYDLFSGRAYLGAAYTPFRPVHFTNPHRNASHAIHVPTSTVILRPTRTPTPTPNPTRTPTPISPPAGNGDGAASTLPEGDPEHLKNASKYITAILDADDNSLPRLDCPRPDISRYQYLKPASSSSSLKKPKFFIALNIREKADLLPRLMGSVVEAIRFLGPENCVLSVVEGNSRDGTYEILHLLRPELESIGVEYHFSRSDLDPGAGDRIGKLAELRNMALAPLVSDPARYAADAVVLFLNDVAICLEDILELAHQRLYLGADMTCGFDWTYVGPDPTFYDVWISRTLQGDSFFEIPPDGNWNSAWNIFWNDDTSRRRFADHKPLQVFSCWNGAVAMTARPLLDRLVRFRAPGPGECFQGEPQLFCKDLWNAGFGRIAVVPSVNLEYSDEAGRKIKAAKGYTGQWVGDEDKDETFKVDWKADPPEKVKCMAIYDKQTWEPWNQGLE comes from the exons ATGAAGCCCTCTCTCGCCCATGGTCTCCAGATTTTGGCCGTTTGTCTGGCGCTGATCGGGCTTCTCGTCGGCTATGATCTCTTTTCCGGAAGGGCCTACCTCGGAGCCGCGTACACACCATTTC GCCCTGTTCACTTTACCAACCCTCATCGTAACGCCAGCCACGCCATCCACGTTCCAACCTCAACCGTCATCCTCCGGCCCACacggacgccgacgccgaccccGAATCCCACACGGACCCCGACGCCGATATCACCCCcagccggcaacggcgatggcgccgcctccACACTCCCGGAGGGCGACCCGGAGCACCTCAAGAACGCGTCCAAATACATCACCGCgatcctcgacgccgacgacaactcCCTGCCCCGTCTCGACTGCCCCCGCCCCGACATCTCGCGCTACCAGTACCTCAAgcccgcctcctcgtcctcctccctgAAGAAGCCTAAGTTCTTCATCGCCCTCAACATCCGCGAAAAGGCCGACCTCCTGCCGCGCCTCATGggctccgtcgtcgaggccatccGCTTCCTCGGCCCCGAGAACTGCGTGctctccgtcgtcgaggggaACTCCCGCGACGGCACCTACGAAatcctccacctcctccgcccggAGCTCGAGAGTATCGGCGTCGAGTACCACTTCTCCCGCAGCGACCTCGaccccggcgccggcgaccgcatcggcaagctcgccgagctgcgcAACATGGCCCTCGCCCCGCTCGTCTCGGACCCCGCCCGctacgccgccgacgccgtcgtgcTCTTCCTCAACGACGTCGCCATCTGCCTCGAGGACATCCTCGAGCTCGCTCACCAGCGCCTctacctcggcgccgacatgACCTGCGGCTTCGACTGGACCTACGTCGGCCCGGACCCGACCTTTTACGACGTCTGGATCAGCCGCACCCTCCAGGGCGACTCCTTCTTCGAGATCCCCCCCGACGGCAACTGGAACTCGGCCTGGAACATCTTCTGGAACGACGACAcgtcccgccgccgcttcgcCGACCACAAGCCGCTGCAGGTCTTCTCGTGCTGGAACGGCGCCGTGGCCATGACGGCGCGGCCCCTGCTGGATCGCCTCGTGCGGTTCAGGGCGCCCGGCCCGGGCGAGTGTTTCCAGGGCGAGCCGCAGCTGTTCTGCAAGGACCTGTGGAacgccggcttcggcaggATCGCGGTGGTGCCGAGCGTCAACCTGGAATacagcgacgaggccgggCGGAAGatcaaggcggccaagggctACACCGGCCAGTGGGTCGGAGATgaggacaaggacgagaCCTTCAAAGTAGACTGGAAGGCCGATCCGCCCGAGAAGGTCAAGTGTATGGCTATTTATGATAAGCAGACGTGGGAGCCTTGGAACCAGGGTTTGGAGTAG
- a CDS encoding Forkhead domain-containing protein, with protein MTSSNAGQNGLAPVPTTPPPKNKTTPTPGRPDPDDHNTTTNATTATATSSHQQPPRADALAAHPQSNPDTSGKRQSTPGAADTDMTDAHANTAPSATMSHPASAAHNMDADPFASSFPHTPMPNMDHAYMMMALAHMAGNQMSNQMSPPPTVTPAQVTLPSTIGNGNDPLVASTHNLAAATQGLESFARIEFADSVFQMTTYAVIIGRDQKALMQAKRDEKYRKKAEEYERDGLPPPEPFNQRKFSKSYVSEEGGMLGPESDSEGDGRPAKRRKTTSTGSSQKPEEDEADENFISNRQYVSHTPGAAAVDLASLRPSPHHVPFIGIHSPGPDIAKKTKAISREHLKIQFNKEQGVFEAIPLHKNGFFIDDVHHKDGVAVLRSGDQLQIKDVDFRFVINGVPEGRTGAEEYLEEDKLKKKQTGGKEMSFEFEASHGNGLDDTSDSSLSSPAPSDAGLSDLDMDIDEAEEDAEVEAEQAEAEAEEAEEAEAEAAEAAAEAAEVAEAAEVAEAAAALEAEAEADADADDDADADADAEGELHQEYGEEVEDIQPTTEVKSEEQEMAHLLMGAGAPLGYPNKKRGPGRPPKNGFMSKREQRLLKKAQQEMAKKTLPQPPPGEPPIKRKVGRPRKHPLPEEGGDRPEKRKYKPRKPKGEDGAEGSDAERRAKEKKEKKVRPKSPPLELKIEDYTEEQLQKPNKNYGVLIDETLTAAGPDGLTLKQIYKRITQRYPWFYFHTETKGWESSVRHNLIGNEAFKKDDTTGLWSRVPGVELDAGKKRKASSPDRSVSAGYGHYSHPAYTQYAQQPGHMPPGYQHLPHNYHAQAYAGQQAQAQAQAAARTTHYSPPGATPTPGQPAPPPVASQPVAPATLPGYGAAAAIARPQGVAGQPSTYSSPYASRPPPIHPAVKSEDSAGTASTSAPPTTQPAPAAIPGAQPPQIPAAAPQQARPTPTPPAQAEPRPVIQPRLLSAVNGLKNGLIGNLKNAKNPKAEAIVMSALNRCLGLKNAATENQTMEDICMKGIQKLLDGFSTRSNTPGSGGTPTPTGPGNVFDPKVFNALVGFKNVSSNALKVRIGESKAEAVTLSAIDRVLGLADASIVPPPAEASTSASPQAGFDGIESHLMNSVKQLLLGLNQKLHGT; from the coding sequence ATGACTTCGTCCAACGCCGGCCAAAATGGCCTGGCGCCCGTGCcgaccacgccgccgcccaagaaCAAGACAACACCAACGCCTGGTCGACCTGACCCCGACGACCACAACACCACTACGAACGCGAcgaccgcgaccgcgacCTCTTCCCATCAGCAGCCGCCGCGCGCCGACGCATTGGCTGCCCACCCACAATCGAACCCCGACACCTCGGGAAAACGCCAATCAACCCCGGGCGCCGCCGATACCGACATGACCGACGCCCACGCCAACACCGCTCCGTCTGCGACAATGTCGCACCCGGCTTCAGCCGCTCACAACATGGACGCCGACCCCTTCGCTTCGTCCTTCCCGCATACCCCAATGCCGAACATGGACCACGCTTACATGATGATGGCTCTCGCGCACATGGCCGGCAATCAAATGTCTAACCAGATGTCACCGCCCCCGACCGTCACGCCGGCCCAGGTCACCCTCCCCAGCACCATCGGCAATGGCAACGATCCCCTCGTCGCAAGCACACATAatctcgccgccgcgacccAGGGCCTGGAATCCTTCGCGCGAATAGAATTCGCCGACAGTGTCTTCCAGATGACCACCTACGCCGTTATTATCGGCCGTGATCAAAAGGCGCTCATGCAGGCGAAGAGGGATGAGAAGTATCGGAAAAAGGCCGAAGAATACGAACGCGACGGACTGCCGCCCCCAGAACCTTTCAACCAGAGGAAATTCAGCAAATCGTACGTCAGTGAAGAGGGAGGCATGCTGGGACCCGAATCCGATAGCGAAGGAGACGGCCGACCGGCTAAGCGCCGCAAGACCACTAGCACTGGATCTTCGCAGAAGCcggaagaggacgaagcAGACGAAAACTTCATCTCCAACCGTCAGTATGTCTCGCACACGCCCGGCGCAGCGGCCGTCGATCTAGCTTCATTACGACCCTCTCCTCACCACGTTCCGTTCATCGGCATCCACTCGCCAGGACCCGACATTGCGAAAAAGACCAAGGCCATTTCAAGGGAGCACTTGAAGATTCAATTCAACAAGGAGCAGGGGGTCTTTGAGGCCATCCCGCTTCACAAGAATGGTttcttcatcgacgacgtACACCACAAGGACGGTGTCGCCGTGCTGCGGAGTGGCGATCAACTGCAGATCAAAGACGTCGACTTTCGCTTCGTCATCAACGGCGTGCCTGAGGGCCGGACGGGCGCCGAAGAGTACTTGGAGGAGGACaagctcaagaagaagcagactGGTGGAAAGGAGATGAGTTTCGAGTTTGAGGCATCACACGGCAACGGCCTGGATGACACAAGCGATTCGTCTCTCAGTTCACCAGCGCCCTCCGATGCAGGCCTATCTGATCTCGATATGGACATTGAtgaagccgaagaagacgctgaagtcgaggccgaacaggcggaggcggaggcggaaGAGGCAGAGGAAGCCGAGGCTGAAGCTGCAGAGGCGgcagcagaggcagcagaGGTAGCTGAGGCAGCAGAGGTGGCcgaggcagcagcggcacTAGAAGCGGAAGCTgaagccgatgccgatgccgacgatgatgccgatgcagatgcagatgccgagggcgagctgCACCAAGAGTATGGCGAAGAAGTTGAAGATATCCAACCGACAACAGAAGTCAAGTCGGAGGAACAAGAAATGGCGCACCTTCTGATGGGAGCAGGAGCGCCACTGGGCTACCCCAACAAGAAACGAGGGCCCGGCAGACCGCCGAAGAATGGCTTCATGTCCAAACGAGAACAGCGGCTGCTCAAAAAGGCTCAACAGGAAATGGCCAAGAAGACGTTACCACAACCGCCTCCCGGAGAGCCCCCTATTAAGAGAAAGGTCGGGCGACCACGCAAACATCCCTTACCGGAAGAAGGGGGCGATCGACCAGAGAAGCGCAAGTACAAACCTCGGAAGCCCAAGGGCGAAGATGGAGCAGAAGGGTCGGATGCCGAAAGGCGGgcaaaggagaagaaggaaaagaaggtcCGGCCCAAATCGCCACCCCTGGAACTCAAGATTGAGGACTATACCGAGGAACAGCTGCAGAAGCCGAACAAGAACTACGGCGTCCTCATCGACGAGACCCTCACTGCGGCGGGGCCCGACGGCCTCACCCTCAAACAGATTTACAAACGGATTACTCAAAGGTATCCCTGGTTCTATTTCCACACAGAGACGAAGGGATGGGAATCCAGCGTGCGGCACAATCTCATCGGAAACGAGGCGttcaagaaggacgacaccACAGGCCTGTGGTCGAGGGTTcccggcgtcgagctcgatgcTGGCAAGAAACGCAAGGCGTCATCGCCAGATCGATCCGTGAGTGCGGGCTACGGTCACTACAGCCACCCGGCATACACGCAGTACGCCCAGCAGCCAGGCCACATGCCCCCTGGCTACCAGCATCTTCCGCACAACTACCACGCGCAAGCCTACGCCGGGCAACAAGCTCAAGCTCAAGCTCAagcagcggcgaggacgactcATTACTCGCCTCCGGGGGCCACGCCAACGCCAGGCcagcccgcgccgccgccagtgGCATCACAACCAGTCGCACCAGCAACGCTCCCTGGCTAcggggctgctgctgccattGCCCGGCCTCAGGGCGTTGCAGGGCAGCCGTCCACATACAGTTCACCATATGCATCAAGGCCGCCTCCTATCCACCCCGCCGTCAAGTCCGAAGACAGCGCTGGCACCGCCTCGACATCAGCTCCGCCCACAACACAACCTGCTCCGGCCGCCATCCCTGGAGCGCAACCACCACAGATACCCGCTGCTGCACCACAGCAAGCTCGACCCACTCCCACACCACCGGCGCAAGCCGAACCCCGCCCCGTCATCCAACCTAGACTGCTCTCTGCCGTCAACGGTCTGAAGAATGGCCTCATCGGAAACCTAAAGAATGCAAAGAACCCCAAGGCTGAAGCTATCGTCATGTCCGCTCTCAACCGCTGCCTGGGTCTCAAGAACGCGGCCACGGAAAACCAGACCATGGAGGATATCTGCATGAAGGGTATACAGAAGCTCCTGGACGGCTTCTCCACGCGTAGCAACACTCCCGGATCGGGAGGCACGCCAACTCCGACTGGACCTGGCAATGTCTTCGACCCCAAGGTGTTTAATGCTCTGGTCGGTTTCAAGAACGTCTCGTCGAACGCCCTCAAAGTCAGAATTGGTGAGAGTAAGGCCGAAGCAGTCACCTTGTCAGCCATTGACCGGGTACTCGGCCTGGCAGACGCGAGCAtcgtgccgccgcccgcggaAGCCAGTACCTCGGCATCACCTCAGGCGGGGTTTGACGGGATCGAGTCGCATTTGATGAACTCGGTGAAGCAACTCTTATTGGGTCTCAACCAGAAGTTACACGGAACATAG
- a CDS encoding Sulfate transporter, with the protein MATVLSHLKRVQQHNVATLRRSPLAEISGALGDLGTLLPLMIALAVQRSIYLDSTLVFSGIFNVVTGAVFGIPLPVQPMKAIAAAAISRSEYGNIQTVMAAGQWVSLAVLVMSLTGLIRWVTRNVPVPVVKGIQLGAGLSLVMAAGSSLLRDLHWTHPVVDNRLWALAAFLLLIFTQRLPRFPYALCVFVLSLVFAFIAILTERDDVHILRIPDIWQPHWFQWDLDWFKYKPLSMAIGQLPLTTLNSVIAVSALAADLLPDMPTPSVTAMGISVGVMNLIGTWWGAMPVCHGAGGLAAQYRFGARSGASVIVLGLFKIVLGVFFGNSLIDLLKHYPKSLLGVMVIAAGLELAKVGHSLNHGASDLWESSVGSGDGGFTRQHRTLSDNERAERWTVMLMTTAGILAFRNDAIGFIAGMLCYWAYRLSDRTQKWWESRRSLIGGETAPLLS; encoded by the exons ATGGCGACTGTTCTAAGTCACCTGAAACGCGTCCAACAACACAATGTTGCGACTCTGCGCCGCTCCCCCCTCGCCGAGATCTCTGGGGCTCTCGGCGACCTGGGAACTCTCCTGCCCTTAATGATCGCATTGGCAGTCCAACGTTCCATCTACCTTGACAGCACTCTAGTGTTTTCCGGAATCTTCAACGTCGTGACtggcgccgtcttcggcatccCGCTACCTGTGCAGCCGATGAAG gccatcgccgccgctgccatcTCACGGTCCGAATATGGCAACATCCAAACCGTCATGGCCGCCGGCCAGTGGGTCAGTCTGGCCGTCCTCGTAATGAGCCTCACGGGCTTGATCCGCTGGGTCACCAGGAACGTCCCCGTACCCGTCGTGAAGGGCatccagctcggcgccggcctctcTCTTGTGATGGCTGCCGGCTCCAGCCTGCTCCGGGACCTGCACTGGACGCaccccgtcgtcgacaacaGGCTCTGGGCCCTCGCCGCTTTCCTCTTGCTCATCTTCACCCAGAGGCTACCGCGTTTCCCCTACGCGCTGTGCGTTTTTGTTCTGtctctcgtcttcgccttcatcgccatCCTCACGGAACGCGACGACGTCCACATTCTCCGCATTCCCGACATCTGGCAGCCTCACTGGTTCCAATGGGACCTTGACTGGTTCAAGTACAAGCCCCTGTCCATGGCCATTGGCCAGCTGCCGCTCACCACCCTCAActccgtcatcgccgtcagcGCCCTCGCGGCCGACCTGCTCCCTGATATGCCCACCCCGTCAGTAACCGCCATGGGCATCAGCGTCGGAGTCATGAACCTGATCGGCACCTGGTGGGGCGCCATGCCCGTGTGCCACGGCGCTGGCGGGCTCGCGGCGCAGTACCGCTTCGGAGCACGCAGCGGCGCAAGCGTCATCGTCTTGGGCCTGTTCAAAATCGTCCTGGGTGTCTTCTTCGGGAACTCTCTTATCGACCTGCTTAAGCACTACCCCAAGAGTCTGCTGGGCGTCATGGTCATCGCTGCGGGACTCGAACTGGCCAAGGTTGGGCACAGCCTGAATCATGGCGCCTCGGATCTCTGGGAGAGTTCTGTTGGTAGCGGAGATGGCGGCTTCACGAGGCAGCATCGCACGCTCTCGGACAACGAGAGGGCCGAGAGATGGACGGTCATGCTGATGACTACGGCGGGCATTCTCGCCTTCCGCAATGACGCTATTGGCTTTATTGCAGGCATGCTGTGTTACTGGGCGTACCGGCTCTCGGACAGGACGCAGAAGTGGTGGGAGAGCAGGAGATCTCTGATTGGCGGCGAGACCGCACCGCTTCTGAGTTGA
- a CDS encoding Phosphoserine aminotransferase — protein MPSRADITYFGAGPALLPTDVLEDAAKALVNFEDTGLGIAEHSHRSAIATTIINEAKADLASYLDIPDDYEVLFMQGGGSGEFSATAYNLVGNWVARKRNEIGSDDDSAVPELKAAVKNLKIDYIVTGGWSQKAAAEAERLFGSEHVNIVADSRKTNGGKFGTIPDESTWNLSQDAAMVYYCDNETVDGVEFPGFPKSLEPGPNGPIVVADMSSNILSRKIPVRNFSAIFFGAQKNLGSTGVTVVIIKKSLLPQPSAALMRQLGLPIPPRILEYAAIAKSNSLYNTLSIFDVYIAGRVLKRLLQQHPDKVQGQQAISERKAQLIYKALEAHPETYRIVPDKTVRSRMNICFRIKDGDAAEEAFLKAAAAQGLTGLKGHRDVGGIRASNYNSVPLEGAEKLAKFIETFASR, from the exons ATGCCCTCTAGAGCAGACATCACCTACTTTGGTGCAGGCCCGGCCTTGCTGCCTACTGACGTCCTTGAGGACGCTGCCAAGGCCCTGGTCAACTTTGAAGATACTGGTCTAGGCATCGCCGAGCACTCGCACCGCTCGGCCATTGCTACCACCATCATCAATGAGGCTAAGGCCGATCTGGCCTCCTACCTTGACATTCCCGACGACTATGAGGTCCTCTTCATGCAGGGCGGTGGCTCGGGAGAGTTCTCTGCTACGGCGTATAACCTTGTCGGCAACTGGGTTGCTCGCAAGCGTAACGAGATTGGGTCGGATGATGACAGCGCAGTCCCGGAGCTCAAGGCGGCCGTGAAGAACCTCAAGATCGACTACATCGTCACTGGTGGCTGGTCGCAAAAGGCAGCGGCGGAAGCTGAGCGGCTCTTTGGCTCCGAGCACGTCAACATCGTGGCGGACAGCCGCAAGACAAATGGCGGCAAGTTTGGAACGATCCCGGATGAGAGTACCTGGAACCTGTCTCAGGACGCTGCCATGGTCTACTACTGCGACAATGAGAccgtcgatggcgtcgagtTCCCCGGGTTTCCCAAATCCCTCGAGCCGGGACCCAATGGGCCAATTGTTGTTGCCGACATGAGCTCCAACATCCTTTCAAGGAAGATTCCGGTTCGCAACTtctcggccatcttcttcggTGCCCAAAAGAACCTTGGATCGACCGGTGTGACTgtcgtcatcatcaagaAGAGCCTCCTGCCGCAGCCTTCCGCGGCCTTGATGAGACAACTGGGTCTGCCGATTCCGCCTCGTATCCTCGAGTATGCGGCTATTGCCAAGAGCAACAGTCTCTACAACACACTCAGCATCTTTGA CGTGTACATCGCGGGCCGGGTTCTGAAGAGGCTGCTGCAACAACACCCTGACAAGGTCCAAGGTCAGCAGGCCATATCTGAACGGAAGGCTCAACTCATCTATaaggccctcgaggcccaCCCTGAAACCTACAGGATCGTGCCGGACAAGACGGTGCGGTCCCGTATGAACATCTGCTTCAGGATCAAGGatggcgatgccgccgaggaagccttcttgaaggcGGCTGCCGCCCAGGGGCTGACCGGGTTGAAGGGCCACCGTGACGTGGGAGGAATCCGGGCGAGCAACTACAACTCAGTTCCTCTCGAGGGTGCGGAGAAGCTTGCCAAGTTCATCGAGACTTTCGCGTCGCGGTAG
- a CDS encoding DNA helicase — protein MSSPLRNNPSSANRGASARASRKRGRANGDDGSSVAPASSPMPSSPPAPFMAHGGDDDEDIEDEAEIQDDDLDEMDEMAEDEVDLFREGFEQDYRAKEDDGYEGIDIDDEGEFGDMDLAERRKLEAQLNRRDREVARRQRIPAAFLPGEDDEGDIDLSAQPRRRRHHYDEDPDEDMDADIMDEELSLEALQDVKAASLTEWVSQPFVQRTIKREFKAFLTEYTDEHGSSVYGNRIRTLGEINAESLEVSYEHLSTSKAILAYFLANAPAEMLKLFDEVAMDVVLLHYPDYERIHAEIHVRIFDLPVHYTLRQLRQSHLNCLVRVSGVVTKRTGVFPQLKYVKFDCTKCGITLGPFQQESNVEVRISYCQACQSRGPFTLNSEKTVYRNYQKLTLQESPGTVPAGRLPRHRDVILLWDLIDKAKPGEEIEVTGVYRNNYDAQLNNRNGFPVFATILEANNVIKSHDQLAGFRMTEEDELEIRKLSRDPGIIEKIVNSMAPSIYGHTDIKTAVALSLFGGVAKVGRGSHQVRGDINVLLLGDPGTAKSQVLKYVEKTAHRAVFATGQGASAVGLTASVRRDPLTSEWTLEGGALVLADKGTCLIDEFDKMNDQDRTSIHEAMEQQTISISKAGIVTTLQARCGIIAAANPIGGRYNSTIPFSANVELTEPILSRFDILCVVRDTVEPEEDERLARFIVGSHSRSHPSSQPGEDSMEVENESENQETQAESQRKEGQIPQELLRKYILYARDHVSPKLYNMDEDKVARLFADMRRESLATGAYPITVRHLEAIIRISEAFAKMRLSEYCKAEDIDRAIAVTVESFVGSQKVSCKKALARAFAKYTLNKPSGNSQRRTGTSQASRRAGLMRA, from the exons ATGAG TTCTCCTCTTAGAAACAACCCTAGTTCTGCCAACCGAGGGGCATCCGCTCGGGCGAGTCGCAAGCGTGGTCGTGCGAATGGCGACGATGGTTCGTCCGTTGCCCCGGCTTCAAGCCCCATGCCCTCGTCTCCCCCGGCACCCTTCATGGCGCacggcggtgacgatgacgaggacatcgaggacgaggccgaaaTCCAGGATGACGACTTGGACGAAATGGACGAGATGGCTGAAGACGAAGTCGACCTTTTCAGGGAGGGATTCGAGCAAGATTACAGAGCCAAGGAAGACGATGGATACGAAGGCATCGACAtcgatgacgagggcgaaTTTGGCGATATGGACCTCGCCGAGAGACGGAAGCTCGAAGCCCAGCTCAACCGCAGAGACAGAGAGGTCGCTCGTCGCCAACGAATTCCTGCCGCTTTCCTCCCCGGCGAAGATGATGAGGGCGACATTGATCTGTCTGCCcagcctcggcgtcgccgccaccactACGATGAGGACCCCGACGAAGACATGGACGCCGATATTATGGATGAAGAACTTTCTCTAGAGGCCCTCCAGGATGTCAAGGCCGCCAGTCTGACGGAGTGGGTCTCTCAGCCCTTTGTGCAACGAACCATCAAGAGAGAATTCAAAGCATTCTTGACAGAGTACACCGACGAGCACGGCTCCTCAGTCTATGGCAACCGCATTCGGACCCTCGGTGAGATCAACGCCGAGTCTCTTGAGGTTTCCTACGAGCATCTCTCCACATCCAAGGCCATTCTGGCCTACTTCTTGGCCAACGCACCGGCTGAGATGCTCAAGTTGTTCGACGAGGTTGCCATGGATGTTGTGCTCCTTCACTACCCCGACTACGAGCGCATCCACGCCGAAATCCATGTCCGCATTTTCGACCTCCCCGTCCACTACACCCTGAGACAGCTTCGTCAATCACACCTCAACTGCTTGGTGCGTGTCAGTGGAGTCGTGACGAAGCGGACGGGTGTTTTCCCTCAGCTCAAGTATGTCAAGTTCGACTGCACCAAGTGCGGTATCACTCTTGGCCCTTTCCAACAAGAGTCAAATGTCGAAGTCAGGATTTCCTACTGCCAGGCCTGCCAGTCTCGGGGTCCTTTTACGCTCAACTCGGAGAAGACTGTGTACCGCAATTACCAGAAGCTCACCCTTCAAGAGTCTCCCGGCACGGTTCCCGCCGGTCGCTTGCCGCGCCACAGAGATGTTATTCTCCTTTGGGACCtcatcgacaaggccaaACCCGGTGAAGAAATCGAGGTGACTGGCGTTTACCGAAACAACTACGATGCACAGCTGAACAACAGGAATGGCTTCCCCGTTTTCGCCACCATTTTGGAAGCGAATAATGTCATCAAGTCCCATGACCAGCTGGCAGGTTTCCGTAtgacggaggaggacgagcttGAGATTCGCAAGCTTTCCAGGGACCCCGGCATCATCGAAAAAATCGTCAACTCCATGGCCCCAAGTATCTACGGCCACACGGATATTAAGACGGCTGTGGCTCTGTCATTGTTTGGTGGAGTTGCCAAGGTAGGACGTGGTTCCCACCAGGTTCGCGGTGACATCAACGTTCTGCTTCTCGGTGATCCTGGTACTGCCAAGTCTCAGGTTCTTAAGTATGTTGAGAAGACGGCTCATAGAGCCGTTTTCGCAACGGGTCAAGGAGCCAGTGCAGTTGGTCTGACAGCAAGTGTCCGACGAGACCCTCTAACCAGCGAGTGGACCCTGGAAGGCGGTGCCTTGGTGTTGGCGGACAAGGGCACGTGTCTGATCGATGAGTTCGACAAGATGAACGACCAGGACCGGACGTCTATCCACGAAGCCATGGAACAACAGACCATCTCTATTTCCAAGGCCGGTATTGTAACGACCCTTCAGGCTCGTTGCGGTATCATCGCAGCTGCCAACCCTATTGGTGGGCGGTATAACTCGACCATCCCCTTTTCCGCCAACGTCGAGCTCACCGAGCCCATTCTTTCTCGCTTCGACATTCTGTGCGTAGTCCGGGATACGGTTGAGCCTGAAGAGGATGAACGCCTTGCTCGCTTCATTGTTGGCTCGCACAGCCGCAGCCACCCTTCATCGCAGCCTGGGGAGGACTCGATGGAGGTGGAGAACGAGTCAGAGAACCAGGAAACACAAGCCGAGTCTCAGAGGAAAGAAGGCCAAATTCCGCAGGAACTCCTCCGGAAGTACATCTTGTACGCGCGTGACCACGTCAGTCCGAAGTTGTACAAcatggacgaggacaaggtcGCTCGCCTGTTCGCCGATATGAGAAGAGAATCCCTGGCTACCGGCGCATACCCCATCACC GTTCGTcacctcgaggccatcatccGCATCAGCGAGGCCTTTGCAAAGATGAGGCTCTCGGAATACTGCAAGGCGGAGGATATCGACAGGGCCATTGCTGTGACGGTTGAGAGTTTTGTCGGCAGCCAAAAGGTCAGCTGCAAGAAGGCGTTGGCACGAGCTTTTGCCAAGTACACACTGAACAAGCCGAGTGGGAACTCGCAAAGGAGGACGGGAACCAGTCAGGCATCGAGACGCGCAGGCCTCATGCGAGCTTAA